Sequence from the Elusimicrobiota bacterium genome:
AGGTAAAAGTTTACCCCTTAACCATCGCGTAGGAATAAAACTACCCATTAAATAAAAAGGGAAATATCCTGTAGCATTCGGAATAGTTAAAACTATCAAACCATCTTCTTTTACTATCCTTTTAATTTCCTCAATACATTTATCTGGATTTTTAAGGTGTTCTAATGTCTCCAGTAAGAATACTATATCAAAATAATCATTCGGGAATGGAATATTAGATTGAATATCCGAATTTTTTATAATAATTCTTCCAGGTAATTTTTTTAATAATTCCGCAAGACGAATATCAATAATATCTACACCATATAAACTACACTTGTAATGAGCATCAATTTCTTCTAAAAGTTCTCCATAGCCACATCCAACATCTATGACTTTTTTCCCGGTCAAATCGCCGACAAGAGATAATACTTTATAATTAAATTCCTTACCTAAACCTCGGCGATGAGTAAGTTTGCTATACTTCTCTATAATTTCTGTTTCAGTTAAATCGTGTCCTGTTTTAATCATTCTG
This genomic interval carries:
- a CDS encoding methyltransferase domain-containing protein, with translation MIKTGHDLTETEIIEKYSKLTHRRGLGKEFNYKVLSLVGDLTGKKVIDVGCGYGELLEEIDAHYKCSLYGVDIIDIRLAELLKKLPGRIIIKNSDIQSNIPFPNDYFDIVFLLETLEHLKNPDKCIEEIKRIVKEDGLIVLTIPNATGYFPFYLMGSFIPTRWLRGKLLPYEHPSNTDQPIDTCYNYKEIVNIITRNNLKIEKVEGWRYFRYLQTLPLVRNIYKIIYPLIVWIMSKIKAERFAYNLIFLCSVKT